TATTCATTTGGCATAATCCTAAAAAAGGTATTAGAATCAATAAATAGCTCAATAGATTTTTCATATCTGATATTTTTTTTTGAAGTATTGATATTGTCATCTGGACTATAATAGTACACTATTTAATTGGTTTGTGAACTTTAACATTACTACCATTTTCTTTTCATAGTTTTTAAACAATCTGCCAATTTAAGCCTTTTAGGGAAGTTGTGCCATGCGGGTAATTATGCTCAGGTTTACCTGGCAATTGAGTTTAATTTTTTTTTAGAGGTTTTATTGAAAATGATTTAATACATCCGCATTGTTTATGTAGCTCAAAATATCTTACTCGCTTTTGCGTTGAACTATAGCAAAATTTGAGCAAATATATTTTTGATACTATTTGTTTTCAAGAACATACAGCAAACAACTATGAAGTTAAAACTAATTTGCATAATTCTACTCCTAGTGGGCGTAGGCAATCTAAATGCCCAATGGAGCAATGAGCAACGACTAATAGCCAGCAATAATGCAGAAGGTGATTTCTTTGGAGATGCCGTGGCAGTATCTGGAAATTATGCTGTAATCGGCTCAAAAAGTAATGATGAGAACGGAACTGGCAGCGGAGCAGCTTATATTTATGAAAAGGCTATTGACGGTACTTGGAATGAAATGCAAATACTTTCACCTAGTGATGCAGATGAATACCACCGCTTTGGTGAATCTGTCGCAATAAATGGGAATATTGCCATCATAGGGGCACCTGGTAACCCAGCTGTATACATCTTTGAAAAGTCGGTTGATGGCTCATGGACAGAATTACAAAAACTAATTGCTAGTGATGCACCCCGTGGTAACACTTTTGGTAACTCCATAGCTATATCGAATAACACAATTGTAGTAGGGGCTTCTAGGGATAATGGTTCAACGGGAGCTGCTTATATATTTGAAAAAAGTATTGATGGTACTTGGTCCGAAGTCGTAAAAGTTGTTCCTGAAGATGCTATTTATGGATATGGCTTTGGGATCTCGGTATCCGTATCAAATGATAGGGCGATAATAGGCGCATTCTCAGATGATGAAAGAGGTCGAGACAGTGGCTCTGCCTATATTTTTGAAAAAAATGCAAATACATGGATTCAAACACAAAAACTCTTTGCAAGTAATAGTAGTAGATATAATAGATTTGGCAATTCCGTTGCCATTTCATCAAATGTTGCAATAGTTGGTGCCGTTAACGATGTTTATATATTTGAAAAAGAAGCAGTTACAGATTGGATTGAAGTCGATAAACTGCATGACTATAGAAATGGTCAACTGGGAAATGCAGTAGCTGTTTCGGGTAATGTAGCTATAGTTGGTGCTTTGTTAGATGATGAAGAATCGCCAGAAAGTGGCTCTGCCTATATGTTACGTAAATCAGCGAACGGTCTGTGGGATAATATTCAAAAAATTAACGCTAGTAATGCTGCTGTGGGCGATAAGTTTGGGGGAGCCGTAGCTATTTCTGGAGATGATGCGTTAATAGGTTCGTCTTTTAAAAACATAAACGGTCAGAACAGTGGTGCGGCGTACTTTTATAATTACACCCCGACAACAAATCAAAAACCGCAACAAACTGCCTATGGAACTTTAAATGTAGCGGAAAACAGTGATGATTTCCTAAGGGATATAAACGCCACGGACGACACGGATACCGAAGGAAACGGACTGCGCTACACCTTTACCACCAAATACGGCTATGGTTTAGATAATGCCTTGTTTAATTTAACGGAAGATACGGGTATATTCTCATTTATAAACAGCCCAGATTTTGAAAATCCTCTTGACGGTAATAAGGATAATCAATATGAAATTCAGGTAACGGTAACAGATAGTGGCGGATTCTATGCCTATAGAAATTATACCGTGCAGGTAACCGATGTTAATGAAACCATTTGGGGTAATGTACAAAGGGTATCGGCAAATGATTATTTATCCGGTAGTTGGTTTGGCAATTCTGTTGCCATTTCAAATGATTTTGCTATAATTGGCGCTAATGGCCATGATGATTTTGGCATAGAAAGCGGCGCAGCATATCTATATGAAAAAGATACCAATGGCAATTGGCTTGAGGCTCAAAAACTAACGGCAAGTGACAGCAATACGTATGATTATTTTGGTAGTGCTGTTGCCATTTCTGGGAATACTGCTGTTGTAGGTGCTATTGGTAATGATGATAATGGAGATAGCAGTGGTTCTGCCTATGTTTATGAGAGAAACGCAAATGGCATTTGGTTAGAATCACAAAAATTACTGGTTGATAATGGTGCTACAAATAGTAATTTTGGAACCTCGGTCGGTATATCCCAAAATTATATAGTCGTAGGTACACACCATACGGACGCAAATTTAATAGATAAGGCATATGTATTTGAAAAAGGTGTGGATGGTAATTGGGTTCAGCTCCAAGTATTTACCGCTAGCGATGCAGCCTTAGGTGATGATTTTGGAGGCTCGGTCTCCATATCAGAAGACCAAATTGTAATTGGTGCCGCACGTAATGGAAGTAATGGTAATAATAGCGGGGCTGCGTATATTTTTGAAAAAGGTACAGATGGTTATTTTTCGGAAACACAAAAAATAGTTCCCAGTGATGCTTCTTTCAGCGATAGATTTGGTTCTTCGGTAGCTATTTCTGCAAATACCATTATAGTAGGTACCCCTGGCAATAATGATGACGGAGACGGTAGTGGGTCTGCCTATATATTTGAAAAAAATACAGATGGTAATTGGGAAGAACAAGAAAAACTGACGGCTAGCGATGCAGCTTCAAATAACTGGTTTGGTCAATCAGTATCCATTTCCGGTAATAGGGTAGTGGTAGGCTCAGATGAGAATGGAGTAGGTAGGGGTTCCGCTTATTTATTTGAAAAAGATACAAATGGAACTTGGTTAGAAATACAAATACTCGACTCTAGACCTAATGCAGGTTATGATAGTTTTGGCGGTTCGGTTTCCATATCTGGGGACGTGGCCGTAGTAGGCGCACGAAATGACGATGAATACGGCGCTCATACCGGTGCTGCTTATTTTTTTGGTGGCACACTTTCAAATCAAGCTCCAAGATTAGAAGCAAATACAACTGTAACCATTATCGAAAACATAACAGCTATTGTATTAGATATCAATGCATCACACTATAAAGACACAGAGGGTAATGGTTTAGTCTATAACCTTTCTACTTTTAACAATGGAGGTATAGACAATGACCTCTTTACACTGGTAGCGGATACTGGTGAGCTTTCTTTCATTGCCCCGCCAGATTATAGTGAACCTCTGGATAATGATGCAGATAATACGTACAACGTTCAAGTAACGGTAACAGACAATGCAGGTTTAACAGCAACGCAAGAAATTGAAATTAGCGTTACACCGTCTAATCGTGCCCCGGTCTTATCTTCTACGGATTCTTTTGATTTTGATGTAAATGGTACCAATGTTGGTTTTAAGGTTACCGCTACAGATGATAACGATTCAGAAGGTAATGGTTTGGTCTATAGTTTTACAATGGATGACAACTCAGGAGCGGATAATTCCTTTTTCAATTTAAACGACCAAAACGGTGAGTTTTCATTTATTACAATTCCGGATATCGATAACCCTTTGGATAATGATGGCAATAACGTTTACAATGCTCAAGTAACGGTAACGGATAGTGAAGGATTATTTGCCGTTCAAAACGTTACTATTACTGTCATCGATATTACGGTTTGTACAAACAATCAAAGCATTAGCCCCAGCGATGCCATGATAAGGGATTATTTTGGTGGATCTGTTGCCATATCGGGTAATACGGCCATTGTGGGAGCCAATGGAAACAGCGCAGCCTATGTATTTGAAAAAGACGCAAATAACAATTGGGTAGAAATTCAAAAGCTCGAGGCTAGCGACTCCAGTCCATATAATGATTTTGGTATTTCTGTGGCCATCTCTGGCAATATAGCTATAATAGGTTCCTCTAACGCGGGTGATAATGGTACCGGTAGTGGTGCTGCCTATATATTTAAAAAAGATGCCAATGGGCTTTGGGTCGAAATTCAGAAACTATTACCTAACAATGATGAATCCTATTATCGTTTTGGTTTTTCCGTTGCTATTTCTGGTGAAGTTGCTATCATTGGTGCAACGGGAGATAATGAAAAGGGCTTATCAAGTGGGTCGGCCTATATCTTCGAAATGGAATTTAATGGCTCTTGGATAGAAACCGCAAAGCTTACCGCTTTCGACGGTGGAACTTTAGATATGTTTGGCTACGCCGTATCGGTTTCTGGCAATAAGGCCATTGTGGGCAAATACAGCGAAAATGAGAATAACGCCGCTAACGGTGCCGCTTATATATTTGAAAAAGATGTAGATGGCATTTGGATGCATACTAAAAAACTGACGCCTGGCGACAATGCTAGGGTAGATTACTTTGGCAGGTCCGTATCCATTTTCGATAATGTTGCCATAGTCGGGACAAATAATTCTTATTTGAACGATGGAAATGGATCGGCCTATATATTCGAAAAGAGTCCTACCGGTAACTGGAACGAAATACAGAAGTTAACCGCTAGCAATGGCAACAGGTATGACTATTTCGGATATTCCGTAGCTGTTTTTGGAGATGTAGTCATGGTAGGAACCAACGATGTATATGGTTTGACTAAAAATTCCGCCTATATTTTTCAAAAGGAAGCTGATGGAATATGGAAAGAGTCCTATAACCTTGTAGCCGAGGGTAATACTGGCGAAGATTGGTTTGGTTCGTCGGTAGCCATTTCTGGGAGTGCCGCCATTGGTGGTGCAGATAGCCAAGATAACGCTCAGATTTTTACATGTATCTCTATACCTGATACCGAAAAACCGATTATTGTATTAAAAGGCGACGACCCCATTGAAATAAACGAAGGAGACACGTACTTCGAGCCTGGTTATTCTGCAACCGATTTGGTTGACGGTAGTCTAACCGATAATGTCATTGTAGGTATGCAAAATGTAAACCTAGGTCTAGCTGGTACATATGAAATTACTTATAATGTTGCCGATGAATCCGGTAATGCTGCAGATGAAGTTAGTAGAACCATTAATGTAATTGCCGTACCTATGGATACCATTAAGCCCATAATTGTTTTAAATGGCGATAATCCATTAGTACTTTATGTAGGTGAACCATTTGTAGAAGACGGTTATTTGGCAACCGATGATGTGGACGGTGATATAACCGACCTCGTAATGGTAGATATGACGTATTTAAATATGAATGTTGCGGGTACCTATAGCATTACATACAACGTAAAAGATAGTGTTGAAAATGCTGCAATTGAAGTAGTTAGAACCGTTATAATCAGTGAATTGATTAGTACGCCGGTTGACCTAGCATCGAATGATATTAGTATACTTCTAAATTCGCCTACTTGTCCAGGCACTTCAAACGGAAGCATAACCATTACCAATGATAGCGAATATGATTTAATTGCTACACTCTCAGGTAATGGTATTAATGAAATAGCTATTGATGTTCCACAAAAAAGCTCGTATGTTTTCCCAAACTTACCATCCGGACAGTTTGTAGTTAATTTTGAAGGTTCAGATGTGGAAATCAACGCTCCTGAATTCAATGTAATAATTCCAGAATTAGAGGCTATAGGTATTACAAACAAGAAAATAGACCAAGGTGCTGCTTTAGGCCACGTAAATGTTACCGGAAGCAAGTCATACCAAGTAAAGACCGATACTGAAATTTTAGTTTTCGAATTTTCAAATACAGGTTTAAATAGTATTGAACTACCGTTAAAGAGCGGGCAGAATACTTTTGAAATAAAAGGAACTTCAGATTGTCAAGGAATTGAGATGGTTACCTTCCAGTTTAATGAATTACGTTTATTTCCAAATCCAGTTACTGATTGGATATCGGTATCAGGATTCAATGCCGAGGGTGTGGTTACCATTTTAATAACAGACGTTTCAGGTAAAGTAGTTATGCAAACAACACAATATATTGAAAATAGTACGCTTAGAATAAATGTATCGGATATTCTTAATTCAGGGGTTTATGTGTTGAGATTATCAGAAAATGAAAAAGATAGGGTAGAATTTAAAATCGTAATAAAATAATAGTTGACAACCGACGAGATGTATTGAATAAACACTTGTTATTACATCTTATTTTAAAATTCATAACTCTTAATTATTCACGATAAAAATTAAATCTATATTCCTATTTTTACCAAAATCAAATAAAAGAATTTAATAGTATGAGCAAAACAAAACTAACCATAAATAGTAATGGGTCTGTAAAAGTAGAAGGAGATTTTGAAGTTGTAGATAGCCAAGGTAATTCATATAACTTGCAAGGTAGAACAGTATTAGGCATATGTCGCTGTGGACTTTCTAATAACAAACCTTTTTGCGATGGTTCTCACAGAAATCATTTTGAACACGAAGCAACAGCTTTCGATTTACCTCCAATGAAAAAGAAATAAAACATATTAATTATTGCTTTTTAATGGACTTCTCTCATAAAAAAGCAATAATCAGTTTTTGTTCTATAATGTACTTGCGTTAAGTAACTTGAGCTTTGGCTAAAGCGAAGTTATTTTTTCAATCTTCTTTTATTTTTTTCTTTCTAAAAACTTTCTTCTAAAAAGGTAATGAAATCGAAGAGCAATTTCGCTTTGAGATTCATGAATACCTTTAAAAAATGATAAACAAGCAATTAATAAACACTTATTATCCGAGCCGACAATAGGAGGGAGAGCAATATGTGTGCGTGTGTGGAATGCTAATGTAATTTTAATGACTGTGTAAAGTAAATTTATTCTCTTTAACTGGTTGTCTATTTAATATAAAATGCAACAATAAATAATAGTTTAAATAAAGAAAAGTACTTTTGCTTTATGGAAGACAAGTTACAGTTACTAAGACAACATTTTGAGGAAATCGTTTCTTTAACTGATGAGGAGTGGAACTTTATACAATCGCACTTTGAATTTAAAAGTCTTAAAAAACACCAATTTTTAATACAAGTAGGGCAACCTGTAGACTTTGAATATTGGATTATTAAAGGTTTGGTAAAAGCGTACTCCATAGACGAAAAAGGTAAAGAACACATTCTTCAATTTGCTATGGAAGACTATTGGGTGAGCGACCATTGTGCTTTTCAACATCAAGAACCTGGGACTATTTTTGTGGACTGCCTTGAAGATTCTGAGTTCTTCTGTTTGTCTTTAGAGAACAGGGAAAAGATTTGTTTTGAAGTCCCTGCCGTTGCCAATTTCTTCAGAATTAAATCCAACCACGGTTATATCAATTTACAGCAAAGAATCTTGTCTTTGCTTACAATGACCGCAGAAAGTAGGTACGAATACCTATTAAATAAACTTCCAAAATTAATACAACGCGTTCCTAAAAAATTAATCGCTTCTTATTTAGGCGTATCCAGAGAGACTTTAAGTCGTTTTAACAGCTAAAAGTGACCTAAATCACTTTTCAAAATTGATATACATCACAAAAAATCCGTGATGTATGTCCTCGCACACCCCTTGGTTTTCATAGAATTTTGTATCGAACAATTAAATACAATGTACTATGAAAACTACAAGAACACTTTTTCTATTATTTACAGTATTTGCTATAGGTTTTAACACCTATGCGCAAGAAAACAAAAGACCGTTAATGGGTAACGCTTATGGTATTATCAATATTGATGAATACGTAACGCTACTTCCTAAAAGTCACAACGGCATCATCAAAGACATCAGATTAATAGACCGTGAACACGCAGGTGTAAGAATCTTTAGGTTGTATGACGAAGTGCCTATGCACTACCACGCAAAATCTGATGCTTACCTCTACATTTTAAATGGTAAAGCAGAATTTTATGTTGCCGATAAAGGTCCTGTTGTTGCAGGAAAAGGCGACTTACTTTTTTGGGGAAAAGGCACAGCACACGGTAACGGAAAAATTTTGGAAGGTCCGTTAGACGTACTCGTTTTTGACGCAATAGCCAGAGACCCAAGCGATGTTATCTGGGTAGACCCATCAACCCAAAAGAAGTTTTTGGGCAACTAATTAAATCAATTCAATTTTAAAAACAATAACGATGAAAACAGTAACAATTATAAAAACAGTCTTGTTCGCACTTGTAATGAATTTTACACTATCAGCACAAGCACAATTAGAAACGATAGCTACATTTCCAGAATCACGACCAGGAAATATAACCGTCTCTAACGACGGAAGAATATTTGTAACAATGAGTGCCTTAAGTGCTTCAAAATATATGGTGAAAGAAATTTTACCTAATGGAGAAGCTATTCCTTTTGGAGATAAAGAGTGGATTGTAAAACCACAAAACGGAAGTTTAAAAGGTATCAATTCAACTATCGGAATTCAAGCTGATGCTAACGGTATCCTTTGGGTATTGGATATGGGTAATGTAAAACAAAATCAAGCTCCAAAATTAGTTGGGTTTGATTTGGTTACCGGTAATGTAACAAAAGTTTTTCCTATCCCGAATACGGTATTATCAACAAAACCTTTTTTACAGGATTTTGTAATCGATGTTAAAAACAACACTGCTGTCATTGCAGATATGACCGATGCTTTAAATCCGCCAATTGCACCAGCTTTTGTCGTTATTAACTTAGAAACAGGTTATATAAGACGTGTTTTGGAAGGGAATGCTTCATTTTTACCTGCTGATGAACCAGTAAAAATTCACGGTAGATTAGTATCCCACAAAAGAAAAGACGGTACTACCATTCAACCAAGATATCCATTAAATCCAATTTCTATAGATGACAAAAACAATTACATCTACTATGGTGCAATGGGGAATACCAAAATTCACCGCATACCTTCTGCTGTTTTAGCTGATGAAAGTAAGCAAGATAGCGAACTGAATAAGCACATCGAGTTTTATGCCAACAAACCAAAATCTGACGGATTTAAAGTGGGTGCAAACGGAAAAGTGTATGTAACCGATGTTGAAAATTCAGCCATTGTAGAAAGTACGCCTGCTGGAATGAAAACCATTGCGCAATCCAAAAAAGACCTGTCTTGGCCTGATGGTGTTGCCATACACGGTAACTACTTATATATAGTAGCAAATCAACTTCACAACCTTCCTTTATTAAATGAAGGAAAAGATGCCAGTAAACCGCCTTACTTGGTGTTAAAGATGAAGATTGAAGAGTAAGTATCTCTAAAAAAACCAAGTGATGTATGAGCATTATTAAATGTGACATACATCACTTTAAAATGGTGATGTACATCCTCGCACACCCCTTGCATTAATCGGAAATTTGTATAAGAAATTTAAAAACATATTAAAATGAAAACAATAGTAAATACATTTAAAACAATTGCCTTAGCAGCTACACTTTTCACTGCTTTAACTACAAACGCGCAACAAGTACCAACGTCACCTTATGGTGCTGACGATGAAATTGGCGCACTAAACCTTTTGAATGAAGAAACAGTTTTGGATGCGGTAAAATTGGTTAAAAAAGGAAAAGTATATCGCTTAGGAATGGTGGTAAATGCACAAACTGCAGCTTTCCGTCACAGATACTTTCACATTGAAACGTTACAACCAGAAACTGCTGCTGCAGGTTCTAACAAATTCACTTACGTAGATGATCAATTAATTGGTTGGACAGGTGTTGGGTCTCAAATAAACGGATTGGCACATTATGGTAGAGACAATGTGCATTATAACGGTCATAAAGTAGAAGATTTTTTAACCGTATCTGGTGTGAAAAAATTAGGTCTAGAAAAATTACCTCCAATTGTAACTAGAGGTGTTGTGCTAGATATGCGCTCATATTACAATCAAGATATTGTAAAAGAAGGCACTGTTTTTACAGTTGAAGACATTGAAAAAGTATCTAAAAAACAAGGTGTTGAAATTCGTAAAGGTGATGTGGTATTGTTCTACACGGGATGGACAAAATTAATGGGTAAAGATGATAAACGCTATTTAGCTGGTGGACCTGGAATTGGTGTTGAAGCTGCGCATTATTTAGGTAAAAAAGGAATTGTAGCAGCAGGTGCAGATAACTGGTCTTTTGAGGCTGTACCACACGAAAACAGCGAACTTTCTTTTCCTGTAAATCAAATGATGGCAATCGAGTACGGTGTACAAGTTTTGGAAAACATTCTTGTAGATGAGTTGGTAGAAGATAAAGCTTGGGAATTCCTTTTTGTATTAGGTCATCCATTATATGAAGGGTCTACACAAGTACAAATAAATCCTGTTGCTATTAAATAAAAATAACAAAAAACGATTAGAAATTATGGAAACATCAACAATACATAAAGATACTACGGTAGCCAAAAAGAAAAGTCTACCAGCAGCATTATGGGCATTGACCATAAGTGCATTTGCCATAGGAACAACGGAATTTGTAATTGTAGGTTTATTATCTACCGTTGCAAGTGACTTAGGTACATCATTAACATCAGCAGGATTATTAGTTAGTCTGTACGCCATTGGTGTCGCCATTGGTGCACCCATATTAACTGCCTTAACAGGTAAAATTCCTAGAAAACAATTATTAATGGGAATTATGTTGCTTTTCATTGTTGGTAACGGATTAGCAGCAATCTCACCAAGTTTTGAGTTGTTGCTATTATCAAGAGTGGTAACAGGTTTTGCACACGGTGTATTTTTCTCTATCGGTTCTACAATCGCAGCCAGTTTGGTACCAAAAGATAGAAGGGCAACTGCTATTTCTATAATGTTTGCGGGTCTTACCGTGGCTATTGTAACTGGTGTGCCTTTAGGAACATACATTGGTCAGAATTTTGGATGGAGAGCTACTTTTATAGGTGTAGCCCTTTTAGGATTAGTAGGTGCAATAGCTAGTTTAGCTTTGGTGCCTAAAAACATCAAACAATCGGCTCCATTAAGACTTATAGACCAATTAAAGGTGATTAAGAATCCGTCTATTTTATTGGTGTTAGCCATTACCGCATTTGGTTATGGTGGTACGTTTGTAACCTTTACCTATTTAACTCCTTTGTTGGAAGAAGTAACCGGTTTCTCTTCAAATATGACCAGTGTATTCCTTTTAATTTATGGTATCGCCATTGCTATAGGAAATATCATAGGTGGTAAAGTCTCTAACAACAAACCAGGAAAAGCCTTATTGGTAATGTTTGCGTTACAAGCCATTGTGTTGTTTGTGTTATACTTCACGGCTTCTAGTCAGATTTTTGCCATCGTAACCTTGTTTTTTATGGGAATCCTAGCGTTTTCAAACGTACCTGCATTACAATTATATGTCGTTAAAATGGCGGAAAAATACTTACCAGGAACAGAAGACGTAGCATCTGCCTTAAACATCGCAGCGTTTAATGTTGGAATTGCCATTGGTGCTTATGTAGGCGGAATGGTTGTAGAATCCAGCTTAGGAATTGAAGCGACGCCTTGGGTTGGTGGAATACTAGTAATCGTAGGATTCTTGTTGACCTTAGTTTTATTCAAAAAAGAAAAAATATAAATATATAATGATGACTACATTAAAATTTAGAAATAACGACGAAATGCCAATTTTAGGCTTAGGAACTTTTAGATCTGAACCTAATGAAGTGTACAATGCAGTACTTTCCGCAATAAAAATGGGATACAGACATATAGATTGTGCTGCTGCTTACGGTAACGAGAAAGAAGTAGGTAATGCCATTGCCGAAGCATTTAAACAAGGTTTGGTTACTAGAAAAGATTTATGGGTAACGTCCAAATTATGGAATGCTTCTCACGGGGAGGAAAATGTGATTCCAGCGCTGCACCAGACTTTAGAAAATTTACAACTAGAGTATCTAGACCTGTATCTTATCCACTGGCCTGTCGCTCTTAAAAAAGGATCCGAAATGCCAGAAAAAGCATCCGATTTTATTCCACTTTCAGAAGTACCATTAACCAATACTTGGAAAGGGATGGAAGCTGCTTTAGAGCAAGGACTTGCAAAACATATTGGCGTGAGTAATTTCAATGAAAATCAGTTGAAAGAAATAATGGCGACTGCAGTGCATCAACCAGAGATGAATCAAGTAGAAATGCATCCGTTTTTACAACAGAAAGAATTAAAAGC
Above is a window of Maribacter aquivivus DNA encoding:
- a CDS encoding cyclase family protein, with protein sequence MKTIVNTFKTIALAATLFTALTTNAQQVPTSPYGADDEIGALNLLNEETVLDAVKLVKKGKVYRLGMVVNAQTAAFRHRYFHIETLQPETAAAGSNKFTYVDDQLIGWTGVGSQINGLAHYGRDNVHYNGHKVEDFLTVSGVKKLGLEKLPPIVTRGVVLDMRSYYNQDIVKEGTVFTVEDIEKVSKKQGVEIRKGDVVLFYTGWTKLMGKDDKRYLAGGPGIGVEAAHYLGKKGIVAAGADNWSFEAVPHENSELSFPVNQMMAIEYGVQVLENILVDELVEDKAWEFLFVLGHPLYEGSTQVQINPVAIK
- a CDS encoding Crp/Fnr family transcriptional regulator: MEDKLQLLRQHFEEIVSLTDEEWNFIQSHFEFKSLKKHQFLIQVGQPVDFEYWIIKGLVKAYSIDEKGKEHILQFAMEDYWVSDHCAFQHQEPGTIFVDCLEDSEFFCLSLENREKICFEVPAVANFFRIKSNHGYINLQQRILSLLTMTAESRYEYLLNKLPKLIQRVPKKLIASYLGVSRETLSRFNS
- a CDS encoding immunoglobulin-like domain-containing protein; this encodes MKLKLICIILLLVGVGNLNAQWSNEQRLIASNNAEGDFFGDAVAVSGNYAVIGSKSNDENGTGSGAAYIYEKAIDGTWNEMQILSPSDADEYHRFGESVAINGNIAIIGAPGNPAVYIFEKSVDGSWTELQKLIASDAPRGNTFGNSIAISNNTIVVGASRDNGSTGAAYIFEKSIDGTWSEVVKVVPEDAIYGYGFGISVSVSNDRAIIGAFSDDERGRDSGSAYIFEKNANTWIQTQKLFASNSSRYNRFGNSVAISSNVAIVGAVNDVYIFEKEAVTDWIEVDKLHDYRNGQLGNAVAVSGNVAIVGALLDDEESPESGSAYMLRKSANGLWDNIQKINASNAAVGDKFGGAVAISGDDALIGSSFKNINGQNSGAAYFYNYTPTTNQKPQQTAYGTLNVAENSDDFLRDINATDDTDTEGNGLRYTFTTKYGYGLDNALFNLTEDTGIFSFINSPDFENPLDGNKDNQYEIQVTVTDSGGFYAYRNYTVQVTDVNETIWGNVQRVSANDYLSGSWFGNSVAISNDFAIIGANGHDDFGIESGAAYLYEKDTNGNWLEAQKLTASDSNTYDYFGSAVAISGNTAVVGAIGNDDNGDSSGSAYVYERNANGIWLESQKLLVDNGATNSNFGTSVGISQNYIVVGTHHTDANLIDKAYVFEKGVDGNWVQLQVFTASDAALGDDFGGSVSISEDQIVIGAARNGSNGNNSGAAYIFEKGTDGYFSETQKIVPSDASFSDRFGSSVAISANTIIVGTPGNNDDGDGSGSAYIFEKNTDGNWEEQEKLTASDAASNNWFGQSVSISGNRVVVGSDENGVGRGSAYLFEKDTNGTWLEIQILDSRPNAGYDSFGGSVSISGDVAVVGARNDDEYGAHTGAAYFFGGTLSNQAPRLEANTTVTIIENITAIVLDINASHYKDTEGNGLVYNLSTFNNGGIDNDLFTLVADTGELSFIAPPDYSEPLDNDADNTYNVQVTVTDNAGLTATQEIEISVTPSNRAPVLSSTDSFDFDVNGTNVGFKVTATDDNDSEGNGLVYSFTMDDNSGADNSFFNLNDQNGEFSFITIPDIDNPLDNDGNNVYNAQVTVTDSEGLFAVQNVTITVIDITVCTNNQSISPSDAMIRDYFGGSVAISGNTAIVGANGNSAAYVFEKDANNNWVEIQKLEASDSSPYNDFGISVAISGNIAIIGSSNAGDNGTGSGAAYIFKKDANGLWVEIQKLLPNNDESYYRFGFSVAISGEVAIIGATGDNEKGLSSGSAYIFEMEFNGSWIETAKLTAFDGGTLDMFGYAVSVSGNKAIVGKYSENENNAANGAAYIFEKDVDGIWMHTKKLTPGDNARVDYFGRSVSIFDNVAIVGTNNSYLNDGNGSAYIFEKSPTGNWNEIQKLTASNGNRYDYFGYSVAVFGDVVMVGTNDVYGLTKNSAYIFQKEADGIWKESYNLVAEGNTGEDWFGSSVAISGSAAIGGADSQDNAQIFTCISIPDTEKPIIVLKGDDPIEINEGDTYFEPGYSATDLVDGSLTDNVIVGMQNVNLGLAGTYEITYNVADESGNAADEVSRTINVIAVPMDTIKPIIVLNGDNPLVLYVGEPFVEDGYLATDDVDGDITDLVMVDMTYLNMNVAGTYSITYNVKDSVENAAIEVVRTVIISELISTPVDLASNDISILLNSPTCPGTSNGSITITNDSEYDLIATLSGNGINEIAIDVPQKSSYVFPNLPSGQFVVNFEGSDVEINAPEFNVIIPELEAIGITNKKIDQGAALGHVNVTGSKSYQVKTDTEILVFEFSNTGLNSIELPLKSGQNTFEIKGTSDCQGIEMVTFQFNELRLFPNPVTDWISVSGFNAEGVVTILITDVSGKVVMQTTQYIENSTLRINVSDILNSGVYVLRLSENEKDRVEFKIVIK
- a CDS encoding cupin domain-containing protein, producing the protein MKTTRTLFLLFTVFAIGFNTYAQENKRPLMGNAYGIINIDEYVTLLPKSHNGIIKDIRLIDREHAGVRIFRLYDEVPMHYHAKSDAYLYILNGKAEFYVADKGPVVAGKGDLLFWGKGTAHGNGKILEGPLDVLVFDAIARDPSDVIWVDPSTQKKFLGN
- a CDS encoding L-dopachrome tautomerase-related protein → MKTVTIIKTVLFALVMNFTLSAQAQLETIATFPESRPGNITVSNDGRIFVTMSALSASKYMVKEILPNGEAIPFGDKEWIVKPQNGSLKGINSTIGIQADANGILWVLDMGNVKQNQAPKLVGFDLVTGNVTKVFPIPNTVLSTKPFLQDFVIDVKNNTAVIADMTDALNPPIAPAFVVINLETGYIRRVLEGNASFLPADEPVKIHGRLVSHKRKDGTTIQPRYPLNPISIDDKNNYIYYGAMGNTKIHRIPSAVLADESKQDSELNKHIEFYANKPKSDGFKVGANGKVYVTDVENSAIVESTPAGMKTIAQSKKDLSWPDGVAIHGNYLYIVANQLHNLPLLNEGKDASKPPYLVLKMKIEE
- a CDS encoding CDGSH iron-sulfur domain-containing protein encodes the protein MSKTKLTINSNGSVKVEGDFEVVDSQGNSYNLQGRTVLGICRCGLSNNKPFCDGSHRNHFEHEATAFDLPPMKKK
- a CDS encoding MFS transporter → METSTIHKDTTVAKKKSLPAALWALTISAFAIGTTEFVIVGLLSTVASDLGTSLTSAGLLVSLYAIGVAIGAPILTALTGKIPRKQLLMGIMLLFIVGNGLAAISPSFELLLLSRVVTGFAHGVFFSIGSTIAASLVPKDRRATAISIMFAGLTVAIVTGVPLGTYIGQNFGWRATFIGVALLGLVGAIASLALVPKNIKQSAPLRLIDQLKVIKNPSILLVLAITAFGYGGTFVTFTYLTPLLEEVTGFSSNMTSVFLLIYGIAIAIGNIIGGKVSNNKPGKALLVMFALQAIVLFVLYFTASSQIFAIVTLFFMGILAFSNVPALQLYVVKMAEKYLPGTEDVASALNIAAFNVGIAIGAYVGGMVVESSLGIEATPWVGGILVIVGFLLTLVLFKKEKI